The DNA segment ACGGCGAGCACGGCTCGGGAGTGAATCCGCATCTTCGTCCTTTCCAAGGTCAGGAAAGGAGACAGGCGCCGGCGGCCGCGGATAACAGTTATTGCTTAACCGTGGAACCCCGGGGTACAGCCGGTGTCGTGACAGTTGTGATCACCGGCGCCTCCAGCGGCGTCGGACGTGCCGTGGCCCTCGCCTACGCCCGGGAAGGCGCGCGCCTGATCCTCGTGGCCCGTTCCCGCCCGCAGTTGGAGTCGGTCGCCCAGGCCTGTCTCGATGCAGGAGCTTCCGATGTACGGGTGACCGCCGCCGACGTGAACGACCGAGCGGCGATCGACGGCATCCCTGACGGCGACGTCGACGTGTGGGTGCACACCGCCGCGGTGATGGCGTACGGCCGGTTCGAGGACGTGCCCGCCGACGTGTTCAACCAGGTCGTCGAGACGGACCTGATCGGGGCCGCGAACGTGGCGCGCACCGCGCTGGCCCGGTTCCGCCGGCAGGGACACGGTGTCCTGATCTACGGCGGATCGCTGCTGGGGACGGTCGTCACCCCGTACACGAGCTCATATGTCACCAGCAAGTGGGGACTGCGCGCTCTCGTGCGCTCCCTGCGGCTGGAGACCCGGGACGCACCGGGCATCCACGTCTGCCTGGTGTCGCCCGGCGCCGTCGACACGCCGATCTACCGGACCGCCGCGAATTTCGCCGGGCGCTACGGCCAGCCGCCACCCCCGGTCGACTCACCGGAGAAGGTGGCGGCCGCGATCCTGCGCTGCGCCCGCCGCCCCCGAGCGGTGGTCACCGTCGGCATCACGAACCGCATCATCCAGCTGGGCTTCGTGACGATGCCGCCGCTCTACGACGCGCTCGTCGGCCCGCTCATGCGCATCGGCGGCCTCTCCCGCGAGGAGGTGGCCCCGCACAACGGCAACGTCTTCACGCCGGTGCCGCCCCCGGCCGACTTCGAGGCCGCCACCCGCCGCCGCAAATGGTCGAGATCAGCGGTCGTCGCGGCGACCGGAGCAGCAGCGGCCGGGGCAGCCCTGGCCATCCGAGCCGCCGCCCGCTTCGACGCACGCACCTGAGCCGGGCGAGTCCCGGTCAGGCCGGCCACACCGCCCGCGCCTCGCCGGCGAGGGCCGCCCCTTGCCGCAGCCCGGCCCGCACGGCCGCCGATCGCCGCGACGGGTCCATGAAGTTCGGCCCGAACTCCTCCAGCGCCGCCTCGTCCGGCTCGATCAGCAGCTGCTTGCCCGCACCGGTGGCAGCCATCTCGACCAGGATCCGATCCCGGCTGAGCGCTGCCATCGGCGCCATCACGACCAGGTGATCAGCGCCGGCGGCCAGATCGGCGCCCGCGCCCACCCGGACTCCGCCGTCGATGTACCGCCGATCGCCGATGGTCACCGGCGGCATCAGTCCCGGCACCGCGCAGCTGGCGGATACGGCCTGCAGCAGCGACGCGCCGGAAGCCCGGTCCAGCACCACATCGCGCCCGTCCACCGCGTCCACGACGACCAGCCGCAGATCACGATCGGCCGGCCAGTCCGCGACCGGGATCAGCGGTTCCATCCGCGCCAGATAGCCGGCTTCGTCCTGGTTGGGCGCCGCCAGGGCCAGCGCCCCGACCTGCGCCCGAGCCTGCTGCGGCGGGATCGACGGATCAGCGAGCACCGCGAACGCCGCCATCACCCTCGCAGCGCTCCCGCCTCCGCCGCTGCCGTTGCTGCTAGGGGGTCGCGGCGCCACTTCGAGCTCCTGCGCCGCGACCGCCGCCTCCAGGTCGACGCCCGCCGCGAGGAGCGTGCCGACCACCGAACCAGCCGACGTACCGATGATCGTGCCGGCGTCGCCGAGCGGGACACCGGCCCGTCGCAGGCCGCAGAGAACGCCGAGATGCCACGCGATGCCGGTCACGCCGCCACCGCCGAGAACCAGAGCTGTCGTCACCTACGGGACGGTAACCGAACACCGCCAGAAACGGTCATCGGCAATTCCGCCGGCCGGGCAGCCCGATGATCAGGGCAGCGCCGACGGTCACGTGCATCCCGACCAGGACCAGGGTGCTGCTCAGCCCGATGGCACTGCCCAGCGGCCCGGCCAGCGAGATCACCAGCAAGATCGAGGCGATGATCCGGTACGTCGGCACCGGCCGTGCGGACAGCCGTTCCAGCACCGCGAGAAGTCCCCAGGCGGCGAAGCCGGCCAGCAGCGCCGTCACGACGACGGCGACCGGGCCGATCTCCTGGACGGCGCCGCCCTGCCGGACGGTGAGGTCGAGACCGCCCCACGGCACGTTCACCGCCCACAGGAGCAGCGCACCGGCCGCGCCGGCCGCCACCGTGATCGCCCGCCCGGTGCGGCGGTGGGTCGTCGGGTTCGAGGTCCGCATGTCGTTCGTCATGCCGATCAGAGTCCCGGCCGGACCCCGGCGTGCACATCGGACCGAAGACGCCGGCACTACGACTTTGGATGGTGTCGCGGCGGGTCACCCGCCGGTTAGCCTCGCCGGGTGATCAGGAACCTCCCCGCAGGCGGCCGAGCCGTCCCGGCCGTCGCCGCCATGCTCGCCGTCTCCGGGCTACTGATCACCATGACGGTCATCGGCCTGTGGAGTGACCGCTCCCCCGGCCCGCTGCTCGCCCTCGACCTGGTCGTCGGCGTGCTGAGCTGGCTGCTCACCCCGCTGGTGCTGTGGCGCCCGGTCGCCGCCACCGCGGTGCTGACGGTCCTCGCCGCCGTGTCGCCGGCCGCCACCCCGCCGGCCACGATCGGCGCTCTGCAGGTCGCCCGGCGGTGTCCTACGCGGCAGGCGGTGGCCGTGGCCGCTGCCGGGATCGCCGCGCACGCCGTTCAGGGGATGTGGCGTTCCAACGGCGGTATCTCGTACGGATGGTGGCTGATTTTGATCATCGCCGGCTACGGCGCTCTGCTCGGCTGGGGCGCGTGGGCGCAGGCCCGTGAGGCGCTGATCAGATCGCTGACCGACCGTGCTCGCCGGGCCGAGGCCGAACAGGGCCGCCGGGTCGCCGAGGCCCGGATGCTGGAACGCCGCAAGATCGCCCACGAGATGCACGACGTGCTCGCCCACCGGTTGTCGCTGCTCGCCACGTTCGCCGGCGCGATGGAGTTCCGGCCGGACTCGTCGCCCGAGCAGATGTCGAAGGCGGCCGGCGTGGTGCGCAGCGGGGTGCATCAGGCGCTGGAGGAGCTACGCGAGGTGATCAACCTGCTGCGCGAGGACGTGGTGTCCGACGATGATCGGCCGCAGCCGGTCCTCGGGGATGTGCCGCGCCTGGTGGACGAGTCCCGGGACGCGGGCACCGATGTCGAACTGTCGGTCACCGTGGACAAGCCGGACGAAGCGCCGCCGGCGGTGGCCCGCACGGCCTACCGGGTGATCCAGGAAGGGCTCACGAACGCCCGCAAGCACGCCGCCGGCCAGCTCGTCCGTGTCACTCTGGACGGCGGGCCCGGCGCCGGCCTCTCCGTATCGGTGATCAACAAGCTCGGTGGCGGGCCGCCCGG comes from the Actinoplanes sp. OR16 genome and includes:
- a CDS encoding SDR family NAD(P)-dependent oxidoreductase yields the protein MTVVITGASSGVGRAVALAYAREGARLILVARSRPQLESVAQACLDAGASDVRVTAADVNDRAAIDGIPDGDVDVWVHTAAVMAYGRFEDVPADVFNQVVETDLIGAANVARTALARFRRQGHGVLIYGGSLLGTVVTPYTSSYVTSKWGLRALVRSLRLETRDAPGIHVCLVSPGAVDTPIYRTAANFAGRYGQPPPPVDSPEKVAAAILRCARRPRAVVTVGITNRIIQLGFVTMPPLYDALVGPLMRIGGLSREEVAPHNGNVFTPVPPPADFEAATRRRKWSRSAVVAATGAAAAGAALAIRAAARFDART
- a CDS encoding patatin-like phospholipase family protein, yielding MTTALVLGGGGVTGIAWHLGVLCGLRRAGVPLGDAGTIIGTSAGSVVGTLLAAGVDLEAAVAAQELEVAPRPPSSNGSGGGGSAARVMAAFAVLADPSIPPQQARAQVGALALAAPNQDEAGYLARMEPLIPVADWPADRDLRLVVVDAVDGRDVVLDRASGASLLQAVSASCAVPGLMPPVTIGDRRYIDGGVRVGAGADLAAGADHLVVMAPMAALSRDRILVEMAATGAGKQLLIEPDEAALEEFGPNFMDPSRRSAAVRAGLRQGAALAGEARAVWPA
- a CDS encoding DUF6069 family protein codes for the protein MTNDMRTSNPTTHRRTGRAITVAAGAAGALLLWAVNVPWGGLDLTVRQGGAVQEIGPVAVVVTALLAGFAAWGLLAVLERLSARPVPTYRIIASILLVISLAGPLGSAIGLSSTLVLVGMHVTVGAALIIGLPGRRNCR
- a CDS encoding sensor histidine kinase translates to MIRNLPAGGRAVPAVAAMLAVSGLLITMTVIGLWSDRSPGPLLALDLVVGVLSWLLTPLVLWRPVAATAVLTVLAAVSPAATPPATIGALQVARRCPTRQAVAVAAAGIAAHAVQGMWRSNGGISYGWWLILIIAGYGALLGWGAWAQAREALIRSLTDRARRAEAEQGRRVAEARMLERRKIAHEMHDVLAHRLSLLATFAGAMEFRPDSSPEQMSKAAGVVRSGVHQALEELREVINLLREDVVSDDDRPQPVLGDVPRLVDESRDAGTDVELSVTVDKPDEAPPAVARTAYRVIQEGLTNARKHAAGQLVRVTLDGGPGAGLSVSVINKLGGGPPGFSGGAGLVGLTERVRLAGGRLDHEAAGGEFRLRASIPWPA